A window from Diachasmimorpha longicaudata isolate KC_UGA_2023 chromosome 5, iyDiaLong2, whole genome shotgun sequence encodes these proteins:
- the LOC135162006 gene encoding alpha-ketoglutarate-dependent dioxygenase alkB homolog 7, mitochondrial, whose translation MNLIMRRMLKRVLLLTKYSPPSRTIHNSPQLTSSALDKIEQNDNSKWREELLSTMRIFPEFITRREEEELFNEVEPYMKRLRYEFSHWDDAIHGYRETERAKWNEENTKIIDRVRKLAFPPGMPQLGLVHVLDLAPEGRIKPHVDSVRFCGDVIAGLSLLTDCIMRLTLVGNEKDCREDFLLPRRSLYIMSGVARQKYNHEVLGPEESIYQGEKIIKGRRISVICRSEPDSEQDPKNRV comes from the exons atgaatctaATC ATGAGGAGAATGTTAAAGCGAGTACTGTTATTAACAAAATACTCTCCCCCAAGCCGAACTATTCACAATTCTCCACAATTAACGTCATCAGCACTAGACAAAATAGAACAAAATGATAACAGCAAATGGAGGGAGGAACTGCTATCAACAATGCGAATATTTCCGGAATTCATTACTCGAAGAGAGGAGGAGGAGTTGTTCAACGAGGTCGAACCGTACATGAAACGTCTCCGTTATGAGTTCTCCCACTGGGACGAT GCCATTCACGGGTatagggagacagagagagctaagTGGAACGAAGAGAATACTAAAATCATCGACAGAGTGAGGAAACTGGCCTTTCCACCAGGAATGCCACAACTGGGGCTTGTTCATGTTCTGGATTTGGCTCCGGAGGGAAGGATAAAGCCCCATGTCGATAGTGTCAGG TTTTGTGGAGATGTGATAGCCGGACTAAGTCTTCTAACCGACTGCATAATGAGGCTAACTCTGGTGGGAAACGAAAAAGACTGCCGAGAGGATTTTCTCCTTCCTCGCAGATCGCTTTACATAATGAG tggtgtAGCTCGTCAAAAGTACAATCATGAGGTATTAGGCCCAGAAGAATCGATATATCAAGGAGAGAAGATAATCAAAGGTAGACGTATTTCTGTAATATGCAGAAGTGAGCCTGACAGCGAGCAGGACCCTAAAAATAGAGTGTAA
- the LOC135162005 gene encoding transcription elongation factor S-II isoform X1 has product MNAEEEVMRIQKKLTKMSNADGTVSGQEQALELLKILQKLPVDLELLTKTRIGMTVNALRKSSHDEEVISLSKTLIKNWKKFLNASNKDGKDSGSTSSSKKKEERSEKSKDDDRKKDSDSGDVKSKDDKSRKDMDKKQTSFPAATTTDAVRLKCRELLAAALRVDGTTIDGCASPEELAEELEEAIYSEFKNTDSRYKNRVRSRVANLRDVKNPTLRTNFLVGAIPAKRLAVMSAEEMASDEIKQLRDKFKKEAINDAQLATVQGTKTDLLKCGKCKQRNCTYNQVQTRSADEPMTTFVLCNHCGNRWKFC; this is encoded by the exons ATGAACGCCGAGGAGGAAGTCATGAGAATCCAGAAGAAGCTAACGAAAATGTCAAATGCGGACGGGACGGTGAGT GGACAGGAGCAAGCTCTGGAGCTCCTCAAGATCTTGCAAAAATTGCCAGTCGATTTGGAGCTACTTACCAAAACCAGGATAGGAATGACTGTCAACGCATTACGTAAATCCAGTCACGATGAGGAAGTTATATCGCTGTCGAAGACgttgattaaaaattggaagaaatttttgaatg CTTCAAACAAAGATGGAAAGGATTCGGGGTCGACGAGCAGCTCTAAGAAAAAAGAAGAACGTTCAGAAAAGTCCAAAGACGACGACAGGAAGAAAGATTCAGACAGCGGCGACGTTAAAAGTAAAGATGACAAGTCTAGGAAGGATATGGATAAGAAGCAAACCTCCTTCCCCGCAGCCACCACTACTGATGCTGTCAGACTGAAGTGTAGGGAACTTCTGGCCGCTGCTCTGAGGGTCGATGGTACAACTATTGACGGATGTGCATCCCCTGAGGAACTCGCCGAGGAACTGGAGGAGGCTATTTATtctgaatttaaaaatactgACAGCAGATATAAAAATAGG GTTCGTAGTCGGGTTGCCAATCTTCGCGACGTTAAGAATCCCACCCTGAGGACGAATTTCCTCGTGGGGGCGATTCCAGCGAAACGTCTTGCTGTAATGAGTGCCGAGGAAATGGCCAGTGACGAGATTAAACAGCTACGGGACAAATTCAAGAAAGAAGCCATAAATGATGCTCAACTAGCCACCGTACAGGGCACGAAAACCGATTTACTGAAATGTGGAAAATGTAAACAGCGTAATTGCACGTACAATCAAGTGCAGACTAGATCCGCCGACGAGCCCATGACCACCTTTGTGCTGTGTAATCACTGTGGCAATCGATGGAAATTCTGCTAG
- the LOC135162005 gene encoding transcription elongation factor S-II isoform X2 → MNAEEEVMRIQKKLTKMSNADGTGQEQALELLKILQKLPVDLELLTKTRIGMTVNALRKSSHDEEVISLSKTLIKNWKKFLNASNKDGKDSGSTSSSKKKEERSEKSKDDDRKKDSDSGDVKSKDDKSRKDMDKKQTSFPAATTTDAVRLKCRELLAAALRVDGTTIDGCASPEELAEELEEAIYSEFKNTDSRYKNRVRSRVANLRDVKNPTLRTNFLVGAIPAKRLAVMSAEEMASDEIKQLRDKFKKEAINDAQLATVQGTKTDLLKCGKCKQRNCTYNQVQTRSADEPMTTFVLCNHCGNRWKFC, encoded by the exons ATGAACGCCGAGGAGGAAGTCATGAGAATCCAGAAGAAGCTAACGAAAATGTCAAATGCGGACGGGACG GGACAGGAGCAAGCTCTGGAGCTCCTCAAGATCTTGCAAAAATTGCCAGTCGATTTGGAGCTACTTACCAAAACCAGGATAGGAATGACTGTCAACGCATTACGTAAATCCAGTCACGATGAGGAAGTTATATCGCTGTCGAAGACgttgattaaaaattggaagaaatttttgaatg CTTCAAACAAAGATGGAAAGGATTCGGGGTCGACGAGCAGCTCTAAGAAAAAAGAAGAACGTTCAGAAAAGTCCAAAGACGACGACAGGAAGAAAGATTCAGACAGCGGCGACGTTAAAAGTAAAGATGACAAGTCTAGGAAGGATATGGATAAGAAGCAAACCTCCTTCCCCGCAGCCACCACTACTGATGCTGTCAGACTGAAGTGTAGGGAACTTCTGGCCGCTGCTCTGAGGGTCGATGGTACAACTATTGACGGATGTGCATCCCCTGAGGAACTCGCCGAGGAACTGGAGGAGGCTATTTATtctgaatttaaaaatactgACAGCAGATATAAAAATAGG GTTCGTAGTCGGGTTGCCAATCTTCGCGACGTTAAGAATCCCACCCTGAGGACGAATTTCCTCGTGGGGGCGATTCCAGCGAAACGTCTTGCTGTAATGAGTGCCGAGGAAATGGCCAGTGACGAGATTAAACAGCTACGGGACAAATTCAAGAAAGAAGCCATAAATGATGCTCAACTAGCCACCGTACAGGGCACGAAAACCGATTTACTGAAATGTGGAAAATGTAAACAGCGTAATTGCACGTACAATCAAGTGCAGACTAGATCCGCCGACGAGCCCATGACCACCTTTGTGCTGTGTAATCACTGTGGCAATCGATGGAAATTCTGCTAG
- the LOC135162005 gene encoding transcription elongation factor S-II isoform X3: MTVNALRKSSHDEEVISLSKTLIKNWKKFLNASNKDGKDSGSTSSSKKKEERSEKSKDDDRKKDSDSGDVKSKDDKSRKDMDKKQTSFPAATTTDAVRLKCRELLAAALRVDGTTIDGCASPEELAEELEEAIYSEFKNTDSRYKNRVRSRVANLRDVKNPTLRTNFLVGAIPAKRLAVMSAEEMASDEIKQLRDKFKKEAINDAQLATVQGTKTDLLKCGKCKQRNCTYNQVQTRSADEPMTTFVLCNHCGNRWKFC, translated from the exons ATGACTGTCAACGCATTACGTAAATCCAGTCACGATGAGGAAGTTATATCGCTGTCGAAGACgttgattaaaaattggaagaaatttttgaatg CTTCAAACAAAGATGGAAAGGATTCGGGGTCGACGAGCAGCTCTAAGAAAAAAGAAGAACGTTCAGAAAAGTCCAAAGACGACGACAGGAAGAAAGATTCAGACAGCGGCGACGTTAAAAGTAAAGATGACAAGTCTAGGAAGGATATGGATAAGAAGCAAACCTCCTTCCCCGCAGCCACCACTACTGATGCTGTCAGACTGAAGTGTAGGGAACTTCTGGCCGCTGCTCTGAGGGTCGATGGTACAACTATTGACGGATGTGCATCCCCTGAGGAACTCGCCGAGGAACTGGAGGAGGCTATTTATtctgaatttaaaaatactgACAGCAGATATAAAAATAGG GTTCGTAGTCGGGTTGCCAATCTTCGCGACGTTAAGAATCCCACCCTGAGGACGAATTTCCTCGTGGGGGCGATTCCAGCGAAACGTCTTGCTGTAATGAGTGCCGAGGAAATGGCCAGTGACGAGATTAAACAGCTACGGGACAAATTCAAGAAAGAAGCCATAAATGATGCTCAACTAGCCACCGTACAGGGCACGAAAACCGATTTACTGAAATGTGGAAAATGTAAACAGCGTAATTGCACGTACAATCAAGTGCAGACTAGATCCGCCGACGAGCCCATGACCACCTTTGTGCTGTGTAATCACTGTGGCAATCGATGGAAATTCTGCTAG